GAAGAAAGCCAAGATGTGTTTGATGAAATATTTCTCATCTGCATTTAATTTATTATTCCAATCGGATAAATCTTGGTGCAAATCAATTTCTTCTGCGGTCCAAAAACTAGCTTCCATTTTTTTGTACCAATCCCAAATATCATGATGTTTTATTGGAAAAATCACAAAACGATTTTTGTTTTCTTGTAAAATTGGTTCTATACTAGCCATTTTGAGTTTGTGTTTTTTATTATTTTGAGGAGATTTTTATTGCATTCTGTCTGTTACAAAGATTGTCAAACGAAACGTAAAAAGAAAGCCAAACTTATTCACAATCAGCTTTAGTTTTTAACAAAACTGCTGTTTTGAGCGCTTTTTTCTGTTTTGTTCAACTATTTGATTTACAACAATTTAAAAGTTTTATTTTTTTTAAAAAGCCCTAAAACAAAGGAGATTAAGAATTTACTGATAGTAAAATTTTAACATTTATTATCTTCTGAAAACATCATTTTTGAACATAAAAAAAGAGCCGTTTTCTAATTGAAAACGGCTCTAAATTTTAGCTTTGCGTTTTTATTCTTCTGCGTCTCTATCTATATAGGTTTTGTTACCATTTTTATTGATGTAGTATTTACCACCTCTTGGCCCTGTGAATACTTTTTTGCCTTTATAAGTACCTGTTACTTTGTCAGCGACTTTCTTCTCAGCAGCTTTTGAAGCGGCTGTTTCTTTCATGTCTTCTTTTTCTTCTGCCGCCGTTTTTTTAACTTTTGCTTTCGCATTGTCTTTTACTCCTGTTGCTGCTTTTTCAGTTTTTGTTTTAACCTCTTTGGTTTCTTTGGTAGCTGCGTCTTTAAAACGTTTGTCTGGCGTTCCATCTTTTTTTAATGGTCCTGAAGCTTTTGTATCTTTGAAACGCTTATCTGGTGTTCCATCTTTCTTAGTTTTTGATGCTTTCTCTACTTCTTTAGTTGCTTTTTCTTTAGTAGCCTTGGCTTTCTTTTCTGTCTTAGCCGCTTTTTCTTCCGTTTCTTTCTTAGCTTTTTTGGCTTCTTTTGCTGCTTCTTTTTTAGCTTTTGCTGCATCTTTTGCCGCATCTTTTTCTTTTTTTGCAGCTGCTTTTTCAGTTTTAGCTTTGGCTTTGGTTGCTTTTTCTTTTACAGATTGAGCAAAAAATGTATTTGAGAAAACAAATACCATGCATAATAAAATTAGTTTTTTCATGTTTATTAAAATTTTGTTTATTGAATTAAAATTAGTGATTTTTTTAACATAAAAAGTATTCCATTTAAAAATATGCTCTTAGCTGAATGTTACCTGTATGAATGACTTGACTGGTCTCTGTTTTTCGACCTTGGTAGCTAAAATTAATATCTAGAAAATCTGTCAATTTATTCTGCAACAATAATCGCCAAGTCATGTTTTTTCCTGGCTGCAAACCTTCGAGCATTTGAAAAGCTACCGGAGATTGAGCATCACCAATAAATTCATTTTGATACAAAGAGAATTCTCCATTCATAGTGAATTTCTTTTCACTTGCATAAGAGAAGGATGTGCCAAATCGGTCTTGAACCAATTTTTCAAAACCTCCAATCTTATTGTCCTTGTTTTGATGTTCGTAGAAGATATCCCAACTAGCATTTTTATTGAATAAATAAGCGATTTTTGGATTGATTTCAAATGCAATTACTTTGTAATTCTTGCTGCTATAGTTATCTGAAGATAAATCGGTTTGAGAGGATTTTGTTCCCAATGTAAATAACCATGTCTTGTGCAGCAAATGAGCATATTGCAATTGATGTGTACTATTATCACTTTGTTGTGTCCCGACAGAAAGTAAGCTTTTCAATTGATTACTGATAAATGTATACGTAACCGAATGCTTTTGTTTTCCCCGATTATAGAACAAACTATTTCTAAAACTGGTGTTCAATCCTAACATATTAGCATCAGAAGTGGAGAACGGATTTAAATCAAAATTATCTCCGTCTCGTTTTATTTTTCGTACGATTATAAAGGAAGTTTGGTTGTAAAAATGCGATAAGACTTTTTTGTACCCAGTTGTGTTTTGCCATTGACTTGGATTTAAAGTCAGCGATTGTGAAAATTTATTTTGGTGTGTTTTTATAAAAATTTGGTTTGGCAAAAACACCCTAATATACTTCGCTTGATCAGGAAATGGAGCTATTTCAAATTCTTGTAACTCCTGAATTCCGTTGCCATTATAGTCAATCCAAGTATAAACACCTAGACCTGGATTCACCTCAAGATAGGTATATTCTTGTTGCGCGATGGTTCCTGAAGTAGTTTCATAAGCCGTTGTGACTTGCATTAATTGATTAAAATATTGATCATTGTACAACAATCTAGAGTTTAATGAAGGTTCATTTTGACGAGTGTTATCAACATACTTTAAGTTTCTATAATTGACAAACAATGACAAATCACTTTTTTTGGTTTGAATTAGTTTCGATTTTAAATAATAAGATTGTGAGGTGTTTACTTTTTGTAAAAACCCATTTTGCAAACTATCATTTAACCGTTGTAAGTATCCTAATTCTACAAAGACTTTAGTGCTATCGCCTCGACCAACAAAAGCACCATACTCAGTAAAACGTTGACTTAAAGTAGATAATTGTTGCGTTGCTACTAATTTTTCTTTGTTGTTTTCTAATCTCAAACTACCGCCAATCCAATTCTTTTTAAAATTGTAACGAACTTGAGACTGATTCCTAATAAAGGTAGAACTAGCATAACTACCATTGCTGTTTAAATAACTACTGCTTTGGAGGATGTTCCAGTTTTTGAGTTTAAAATTTCCATTTATAATATGACGACTGCCAGAAAAACTTTGTGTGAAATCTAGCTTTTCAAATTGATACGTAAGTTTTCCTTTTTCAGGCAAAACAAAATCTAATCCATTTATCAATAAACTTTGATTGCCTTTAAAACTAGTTAAATTCCAATCCCGATTGAACTCGATGGTAAATAAACGTTCTATCGTTTTAAAATTTTCTTGTACATATTGATAATTCCCAAAAGCATCAATTTGCCATTTTTTAGAAAACAATCGTTGTTTAAAATTCAGTTTTCCCGCAACTCCATTATTGTCTCCATCGTCTATTGAAGAATACAAATTCAAATCGTTATTGCTTACACCGACTTCAAAATCTATTGCCGTTTTTTCATTGGGTTTGAATTTTCCTAAAACCGTCGCTATTTGGATTTTTGTAGGGGCAACTAACCGAATTATGGGTTCGTAATTCCCTTGTGGAATGCCACCTATCGGGTCAACATATTGATAAATTTTACCAATGGCGGAGGAATTTGTCAATACATAATTCCCTAAATTATTTCCCACTAAAGTAAATTTCACATTATACAATTCATCCGTTGAAACATTAGAATATTGAAAAACTTGAATGCCATTTACGATGATTTTTTTGTACAAAATTTTATTTTCTGAATAGGTATCTAAATAGGCTGATGGCGCATTCATCAAGTTAACATTGTCTCCTGCATTGCTTAAAATGGCCACTTGTTCTGATGATAAATTTTGCTGCAAAGGTTGATTCTTTACATCACTTTCTGAATACAAATATCCTCCCAAACTCCATGTCTTAGCTTCATGATTCACTCCACCATAAGTTACAAAACGAGTGTAATTTCGGTCTGAATATTGGTATTCAATCACAATTCTCATTTCGGAAGTGATGGGAAACAGTGAAGTAAATTTTATTTCTCCCGCATTATAATCAATGACATAATCGTTGTTTTCTCCGCGTTTTCTCAAAATCCCATTGACATAAACTCGCTCTGAACCCGAAATTACCAAAACATACAATTCGCCATTATTGCCACGCAACTTATAAGGCCCTTGATTTCCTTCCTGTCCTGTGAACGAACTTTTAGCATATTGCCCTCGAACTAAAGCAGCGGAAGCAAAAATATCCGTTTTGTTTTCCTCACCACCAAAAGTAAAATGAGTAGAAAGTCCCTGTACTTTTTTATTGAAATTCAGAAATCGAGATTGTCGGTTTTCAAGAAATAAATCTCCAGCCCTAATATTCCATTTATCTGTAAAAAGCTCGATGAAAATTTGGTCAAATTGATCTAGTTTTTGAGAATAACCTCCATCTTGTAGGGGAATATTAGAATCTTGAATGGAAGCACGAAGCGATACTTTATCTGAAATTTTTCCTGTGATTTGCAAATCGAGATTGGACGTCACGGAAGCATTTTGATTGTTCCCAATAGTGACACCGCGTGTAATACTTCCCGAAGTATTCAGTCCATCAAAGGGCACAAACTTTTTTACTGAGCGATTGACTTTGTACAAATTACTTTCGCCTTGTGCTACAACTCTGTCTTGGTCGTAAATGCTGTAGGTTTTCGTTAATTGTTCCGGATATTTAAAGTAGCGAATGGTCAAACTATCTTGAGAAGTGAAACCATTTTTAAAGACCAACTTGCCTTTTTTGAAATCAACTGTGTAGAATGTAGAATCTACAGCGACTCCATCTTTATTTAGTAATTTGAAAAAACTGGGGCTAATGCTTACTTTTTCAATTTCGATAGTGTCTTGAGAAACAGCAACTTTTTTATTTTGATACAATGATTTGATTTCCTGAGCCGAAAGCTTAGAAAAACTGAGGAGTACCAACAATAAAAGAAGTCTTTTCAGCATACATATAATAACGAGAAAAGTATAAATGTAGTATTTCTATTTTTGTGAAATTACTCCTTTGTCACAATCTGCATCGTGTCTCTTGAGATTTGTTTAACCAAAACCGTTTTGTCTTTCTCCACTATTTTGGCTGCTTTTTCATCAAAATGGCGAATAGTATAAAGCGACACATTTTCGTTGTAAGCAATTTTGAACTTTTTAGAAAGTATATTTTTAACCTCATTAAAATTGCCAAATTTATCTTCTAAACAAACGGAAAAACTTATGGCCGAATTCTGAATTAAGCTTGTTTTGATTTTGTATTGATGAAGCAAAGCAAAAATTTCACTGATGTTTTCTTCCATAATGAAAGAGAAATCAATAGATGAAAGCGACAATAATAATTGCTCTTTTTTAACTATAAAACAAGGCGTTAAAGGTTCTAAATCTTTTCCTTTTGAAACACTAGTGCCAGGCAATAATGGGTTAATGAACGATTTAACATACAACGGAATCTCTTTTTTTTGAAGAGGTTGTAATGTTTTTGGATGAATAACAGACGCTCCGTAAAACGCCAACTCGATAGCTTCCCGATAGGAAATTTGGTTTAGCAAAACAGCATTTTCAAAGTAACGCGGATCCGCATTCAAAACTCCAGGAACGTCTTTCCAAATTGTTACACTTTCTGCATTTAAGCAATAGGCAAAAATGGCTGCTGTATAATCCGACCCTTCTCGACCAAGAGTTGTTGTGAAATTATTTTCATCCGAACCTAAGAACCCTTGCGTAATGTTGAGTGCTTTTTTCTTTACGCCTTTTGAAATGAACTGTTGTGTTTTTTCCCAATCCACATCGGCGTCGCGGTAATTATTGTTGGTTTTGATAAAATTTCTAACATCAATCCAATTATTTTTCAAACCTGCATGATTGAAATAATGACTAACAATTGTAGTAGAAACAATTTCTCCATAACTCACCACTTGGTCATACACAAAATTATAATTCGGAGATTTATTACTTCTGATAAAATACTCCAAATCGGCAAAATGACTATTCACGGCATAAAAAACATCGTGCTCTTCGTCATCGAATAAATCTAATAAAATTTGGTTGTGGTATTTCTTAACATCTTGCAATGAAGAATGTAACTCATTGGACTTGTCAAAATAATTTTTGATTACCAATTCTAAGGCATTCGTGGTTTTTCCCATAGCAGAAATTACCAAAAGTGTGTCTTCATGACCTACTTTTTCCAAAACACTAAATACATTTTTAATACCTTCAGCATCTTTTACGGATGCACCACCAAATTTAAATATTCTCATTACAACTTACTTAAAAATTCATTTATTCCGTTTTCGTCCATTTGCGCCACACGCCAGTCGTTTAATACTTTGGCTCCCGATTTTATGTAGAAATCTATGGCTGGTGTGTTCCAATCGAGAACTGCCCATTCTATGCGTCGCACTTGATCTATTTTTCCTTGCTCAATAATTTTGGAATACAAAGCAAATCCCAAACCTGCACCACGCATTTTTTCTTTGACAATTAAATCTTCTAAATGGATGGTTTTCCCTTTCCAAGTAGAATATCGATAATAATACAAGGCAATCCCAACAATCTCATCTGCAACCTCTGCAACGAAAGTATGAAATAAGGGATAATTTCCAAAACCGTCTCGCTCTAAATCAGCAACAGTTACCACAACAGCATCGGGTTCTTTTTCGAAAGTGGCTAATTCTTGAATCAGTTCCAGAACCGCTTTCATGTCTTTTTTTTCTCCTTTTCGGATGTTCATTTGGGTCGAAATTTCAACAAAAATACAATTAATAATTTCTTGGCGAAATAGATTTTTTCTTTGCCAAATTTATCGATATTTGCACAAACAACTACAACGATTTCTTAATGGAAGAACGCAATAAAACATTAGGTGAATTTATCATCGAAAAACAAGAGGAATTTCAATTTTCGTCTGGAGAATTATCAAGAATTATCAATTCGATTAGGCTTGCAGCCAAAGTCGTAAACTACAAAGTAAACAAAGCTGGATTAGTAGATATTGTGGGTGCTGTTGGAGAACAAAACATCCAAGGGGAAGACCAGCAAAAATTGGATGTATATGCCAATGAAGTCTTTATTCAAACTTTAATCAACCGTGAAATTGTATGTGGCATTGCTTCAGAAGAAAGTGATGATTATATAACAGTAGCCGGTTCGGATAAAAGTCATAATAACAAATATGTGGTATTAATGGATCCTTTGGATGGCTCCTCTAATATTGATGTGAATGTTTCAGTTGGAACTATTTTTTCGGTTTACAGACGAATAACTCCTGTTGGAAGTCCTGTTACTTTAGAAGATTTTTTACAGCCTGGCACCAATCAAGTAGCCGCAGGTTATGTAATTTATGGAACTTCAACAATGTTAGTTTATACCACAGGTCATGGAGTAAATGGATTTACTTTGAATCCGGCCATAGGAACTTTCTATCTATCGCATCCCAATATGCAGTTTTCAAAAGATGGAACTATCTATTCTATCAATGAAGGAAACTATGTTCATTTCCCACAAGGCGTAAAAGATTATTTAAAATATTGCCAATTGGAAGAAGAAGACAGACCTTATACTTCACGCTACATAGGAAGTTTGGTTTCAGACATTCACAGAAATATGATTAAAGGAGGCATTTATATATACCCAACAAGTTTAAAAGCTCCAAAAGGGAAATTGCGTTTACTTTACGAATGCAATCCCATGGCATTTATAGCGGAACAAGCTGGAGCAAAAGCATCAGATGGTTTCGGAAGAATCATGGAAATTCAACCTACAGAATTACATCAAAGAGTTCCTTTCTTTTGTGGAAGTTATAACATGGTTGAAAAAGCGGAAGAGTTTATGGCAAAATACAGTTAAAAAAAAGTCCCGATTTCTCGGGACTTTTTTTATTTATTCATGTGAGTCATCTCGTAAACGAAAGTATCTAAATCTACATTGAGCATTAATAAAGACATTGCTTTTTCTACAATAAACTTAACGTTGCCTGGTGTAAAACCTAATGCTAGAGCAAATTTAGTAAGGATTTCTTTTTGTTTTGGTCCAAGAATATGATCGGCATAAACCATTCTTGACAAATCATACAAACGCTCTAATCTTTGGGCATGTAAATATGGTGGATTAATTGGGTATTTTAAAGGATTTTCCAAAATCTCTTCATATTCTGCTGGCGAAATTTCTAAACGAACCGCAAGTTTATCTAAAAATTCTTTTTCTTCTTTGCTCATAGCTCCATCTGCAGTAGCAACACGAACAATGGCAGAAAAATGCCCTTTATTTCTGGCTTTGAATTCGCTATCAAATAATTCTGAAAATGACATATAGTAATTGTTTTTATACTGCAAATATAATTCAATAAAACCTTTTTTGGAAATGCAAACCAAAAATGTTTGGTAGATTTTAGAGGTTATTTTTTAAAGCAAAACAAAATAAATTGTAAGTTTACGTTCCTAAACTAAACTAATGCCATGTCAGATTTCTGGATTTACTTCAATTCTGGACTAAAACATTTTTTACATTTTCATGTTTATTTAGATGTTTTATTCCTTCTAGCTCTTACAGTCCCTTATGAATTTAAATCGTGGAAAAGAATTTTAATTCTTGTTTCTTTATTCACCGCTGGACATGTTTTAGCATTGCTACTTTCCGTATTTAATATTGTAAGCATCAAAGCAACATATGTGGTTTTTTTAGTTCCAGTAATGGTTTTAATTGCTGCATTTTACAACATTATAATCGCAGGGAAGTCAACCAAAAAAGAATCCATTACCTTTATTGCAGTGGTCAGCTCTGTTTTCGGAATTATTCACGGATTAGGTTATGCTTCCTATTTTAATAGTTTAGTTCCGAACAAACCAACTGACAAATTATTACCTCTTTTTGAATCAGCAATTGGTTTTGAAATATCGCAATTTATTGTGGTGACCATTGGATTACTAATTGCTTATGTTATTCAAACCCTTTTCAAATTCACTAAGCGAGATTGGATATTAATCGTTTCTGCTTTCATCATAGGAATTGTTATCCCAATGATTATTCGAACTGAAATTTGGTATAAATAATTGTTTAGAAGCGAAAGGTTTGGGTATCTTTGTTATCCTTATTCCCGCTCTACGCTCTACTTCGGTGCCGCTACGATCGGGGCTAGAAGAAAAACCATTTGATTTTTTGTGATGAAAGAAAAAAAACAACTCAAATACGACATTGCCTACTTAAGAATTGCTGCCGAATGGAGCAAACTTTCTTATTGCAAACGCAAACAAGTGGGTGCCATAATAGTACGCGACCGAATGATTATTTCTGATGGGTATAACGGAACACCAACTGGATTTGAAAACTGTTGTGAAGACGAAGAAGGATTAACCCAATGGTTTGTACTACACGCCGAGGCCAATGCGATTTCAAAAGTAGCCCGTTCCACTCAAACTTGCGAAAATGCGACCTTATATATCACGCTTTCTCCTTGCAAAGAATGTAGCAAACTCATTCATCAATCAGGCATCAAAAGAGTAGTGTATCAACATGGCTATCGTGATACTACTGGACTGGAATTTCTACAAAAAGCAGGCGTTGCTGTTGATCAAATTGAAGATTTAGACTAAATGAAATCAAAGGAAAAATACTTGCCATTACTCCTCTTCTCATGCATAGCTTTGGGAGTGGTTATTGGCGGAATGATTAATTTCCCTAAACCATCGATTTCAAAACAAAATGCTCGCAAAATAAAAATCGAAAGATTGATTGATTTTATCAACGAAGAATATGTGGATGATGTCAATTCCGATTCTATTGTTGACATGACGGTCAATAGTATTTTGGCTAATCTTGATCCACATTCCATCTATCTTCCTCCCAGTGAACAATCCTCTGAAGCGGAAATCATGAAAGGTGATTTTGTTGGTATTGGAGTTAACTTCTATATGTTTAATGACACGGTTACTGTTGTAAAACCTCTAGAAAATGGCCCAGCTGAAAAAGCAGGAGTCCTCTCTGGAGACCGAATTTTATACGCCGACAAAACCAAACTCTTCGGTAGAAAATTACCAACTGATAGCTTGTACAATAATCTCAAAGGAGAGGAAGGTTCAAAAGTAACGCTCACTATTTTCAGAAAAAGTACCAACAAAAAACTAAAACTTACCGTAGAACGAGAAGTAGTTCCAATAAAGAGCGTTGATACTTATTTGATGCTTAACAAAACTTCGGGCTACATCAAAATCAATCGTTTTGCTGAGAATACCTATGATGAATTCCGAGTTGGTCTAGAAGAATTAAAAAAGAAGGGAATGACGACGTTAGTTATTGATTTACGCGATAATGGAGGTGGTTATTTAGAAAAGGCTGTCGAAGTCATAGATGAACTTTTAAAAGACAAAGAGCTAATTGTATTTACAAAAAACCGCAAAGGAACTGTTGATAAAACCTTTGCAACGGAAGGGGGCATTTTTGAGAATGGGAAAGTATTTGTTTTAATCGATGAAAACTCTGCTTCAGCAAGCGAAATTTTGGCGGGTGCTATTCAAGATAATGACCGAGGAATTATTGTGGGTCGTCGTTCTTTTGGAAAAGGATTGGTTCAACGCGAAATGAACTTTGATGATGGTTCCGCCGTTAGGTTAACTACTTCAAGGTATTATACTCCAAGTGGTCGTTCTATTCAAAAACCTTATGTAAAAGGGGAAGGAGAAAAATACAGTCAGGATGCAGAAACTCGTTTTGAAAGTGGCGAACTCTATGAAAAAGACAAAATGAAAATTGCCGACTCATTAAAATTTAAAACCAAAAAAGGTCGAACTGTTTATGGAGGTGGCGGAATTGTTCCTGATATTTTTGTGCCTCTAGAAGTTAAAAAAGGAGAAGAAAGTTTA
The window above is part of the Flavobacterium sp. N1994 genome. Proteins encoded here:
- a CDS encoding aspartate kinase, encoding MRIFKFGGASVKDAEGIKNVFSVLEKVGHEDTLLVISAMGKTTNALELVIKNYFDKSNELHSSLQDVKKYHNQILLDLFDDEEHDVFYAVNSHFADLEYFIRSNKSPNYNFVYDQVVSYGEIVSTTIVSHYFNHAGLKNNWIDVRNFIKTNNNYRDADVDWEKTQQFISKGVKKKALNITQGFLGSDENNFTTTLGREGSDYTAAIFAYCLNAESVTIWKDVPGVLNADPRYFENAVLLNQISYREAIELAFYGASVIHPKTLQPLQKKEIPLYVKSFINPLLPGTSVSKGKDLEPLTPCFIVKKEQLLLSLSSIDFSFIMEENISEIFALLHQYKIKTSLIQNSAISFSVCLEDKFGNFNEVKNILSKKFKIAYNENVSLYTIRHFDEKAAKIVEKDKTVLVKQISRDTMQIVTKE
- a CDS encoding GNAT family N-acetyltransferase, whose protein sequence is MNIRKGEKKDMKAVLELIQELATFEKEPDAVVVTVADLERDGFGNYPLFHTFVAEVADEIVGIALYYYRYSTWKGKTIHLEDLIVKEKMRGAGLGFALYSKIIEQGKIDQVRRIEWAVLDWNTPAIDFYIKSGAKVLNDWRVAQMDENGINEFLSKL
- the fbp gene encoding class 1 fructose-bisphosphatase, with amino-acid sequence MEERNKTLGEFIIEKQEEFQFSSGELSRIINSIRLAAKVVNYKVNKAGLVDIVGAVGEQNIQGEDQQKLDVYANEVFIQTLINREIVCGIASEESDDYITVAGSDKSHNNKYVVLMDPLDGSSNIDVNVSVGTIFSVYRRITPVGSPVTLEDFLQPGTNQVAAGYVIYGTSTMLVYTTGHGVNGFTLNPAIGTFYLSHPNMQFSKDGTIYSINEGNYVHFPQGVKDYLKYCQLEEEDRPYTSRYIGSLVSDIHRNMIKGGIYIYPTSLKAPKGKLRLLYECNPMAFIAEQAGAKASDGFGRIMEIQPTELHQRVPFFCGSYNMVEKAEEFMAKYS
- a CDS encoding TerB family tellurite resistance protein codes for the protein MSFSELFDSEFKARNKGHFSAIVRVATADGAMSKEEKEFLDKLAVRLEISPAEYEEILENPLKYPINPPYLHAQRLERLYDLSRMVYADHILGPKQKEILTKFALALGFTPGNVKFIVEKAMSLLMLNVDLDTFVYEMTHMNK
- a CDS encoding HupE/UreJ family protein, producing MSDFWIYFNSGLKHFLHFHVYLDVLFLLALTVPYEFKSWKRILILVSLFTAGHVLALLLSVFNIVSIKATYVVFLVPVMVLIAAFYNIIIAGKSTKKESITFIAVVSSVFGIIHGLGYASYFNSLVPNKPTDKLLPLFESAIGFEISQFIVVTIGLLIAYVIQTLFKFTKRDWILIVSAFIIGIVIPMIIRTEIWYK
- a CDS encoding deoxycytidylate deaminase, encoding MKEKKQLKYDIAYLRIAAEWSKLSYCKRKQVGAIIVRDRMIISDGYNGTPTGFENCCEDEEGLTQWFVLHAEANAISKVARSTQTCENATLYITLSPCKECSKLIHQSGIKRVVYQHGYRDTTGLEFLQKAGVAVDQIEDLD
- a CDS encoding S41 family peptidase encodes the protein MKSKEKYLPLLLFSCIALGVVIGGMINFPKPSISKQNARKIKIERLIDFINEEYVDDVNSDSIVDMTVNSILANLDPHSIYLPPSEQSSEAEIMKGDFVGIGVNFYMFNDTVTVVKPLENGPAEKAGVLSGDRILYADKTKLFGRKLPTDSLYNNLKGEEGSKVTLTIFRKSTNKKLKLTVEREVVPIKSVDTYLMLNKTSGYIKINRFAENTYDEFRVGLEELKKKGMTTLVIDLRDNGGGYLEKAVEVIDELLKDKELIVFTKNRKGTVDKTFATEGGIFENGKVFVLIDENSASASEILAGAIQDNDRGIIVGRRSFGKGLVQREMNFDDGSAVRLTTSRYYTPSGRSIQKPYVKGEGEKYSQDAETRFESGELYEKDKMKIADSLKFKTKKGRTVYGGGGIVPDIFVPLEVKKGEESLAYILNSGLVGHFVFEQLDKDRKAFKGLKFEQFMTKMQKDDSCIPKFESYLKGAGLEMKLADNKTLVKKYITAEFARQLFGENYYYNIILKEDAMLKAVLK